A part of Variovorax sp. HW608 genomic DNA contains:
- a CDS encoding sensor histidine kinase, whose translation MKEAVEIEADAGAAADVADARMIARMRLVLATSAFLALFVHQTGQDDIYLDVGTRAVTSFYFCYSLVICALTEFFRFPWQRTKWVHWLDVFWYGLFLMPASGIHGFYFLFFFLAILTSSFRWGFEEGARVTVASIVLLAMSGIVHATEPEYSRLLMRATFLLALGYMSVYWGGSRLELRRRMELLRDVSRVSNPRFGVDHTVTQILEKTVHFFSGSSCILVLRDKHNGSYSMRIIKAGSSGQSLRAVPITIEAASPLMGVDENLVVAYSSPSWWRPVWLRKAGTYNIQSRRWTRSNDSACQMLAELLEARSFISAPLSVRQGHGRIYLLSSDHDLSRSDAMFFNYVGAQVFPVIGTIELLDSMASGAALRERQKFALDLHDTAIQPYIGLKLALSALRKKAAQDNPLNDDLDKIAAQATKVVSDLRRFAGTVRDGAHETEQMIVSTLKQQAANMRDFYGIEIDVQVEGKLGFADRLAAEVLNVVREGMSNICRHTFAQRGAVRLHCAEDCVRILIENEAGNSVSMNFVPRSICERAAALGGRAHVCRGLGGSTEVHVEIPI comes from the coding sequence ATGAAGGAAGCTGTAGAGATCGAGGCCGATGCGGGCGCGGCGGCAGATGTCGCCGATGCCCGAATGATTGCCCGCATGAGATTGGTGCTGGCGACGTCGGCATTCCTTGCGCTTTTTGTTCATCAAACGGGTCAGGACGACATCTATCTCGATGTCGGAACCCGCGCCGTCACAAGCTTCTACTTCTGCTACAGCCTCGTGATTTGCGCGCTCACGGAGTTCTTTCGCTTTCCGTGGCAAAGGACGAAGTGGGTCCATTGGCTGGATGTCTTTTGGTACGGGCTCTTTTTGATGCCGGCCAGCGGAATTCACGGCTTCTATTTCCTGTTCTTCTTCCTCGCGATCCTGACTTCCTCATTCCGATGGGGGTTCGAGGAGGGTGCGCGCGTCACTGTCGCATCCATCGTGCTTCTTGCGATGTCCGGCATCGTGCATGCAACTGAACCCGAGTACTCGCGCCTGCTGATGCGCGCAACATTCCTTTTGGCGCTTGGCTACATGAGTGTGTATTGGGGCGGCTCCAGGCTCGAATTGAGACGGCGGATGGAGCTCTTGCGCGACGTCAGCCGTGTGTCCAATCCTCGATTCGGCGTCGACCACACGGTAACGCAAATCCTCGAGAAAACGGTGCACTTCTTCTCGGGATCGAGCTGCATTCTCGTCCTGCGCGACAAGCACAACGGCAGCTACTCCATGCGCATCATCAAAGCCGGGTCGAGTGGTCAGTCGCTGCGCGCGGTACCGATCACGATCGAGGCGGCGTCTCCATTGATGGGAGTGGATGAGAACCTCGTAGTCGCCTATTCATCGCCTTCCTGGTGGCGGCCGGTCTGGTTGCGCAAGGCAGGCACCTACAACATTCAGTCTCGTCGATGGACGCGGTCCAATGACAGTGCTTGTCAGATGCTTGCAGAGCTCCTGGAGGCGCGCTCCTTCATCAGCGCCCCGTTAAGCGTGCGCCAAGGTCACGGTCGAATCTACCTACTCTCGTCCGACCACGACCTGAGCAGGTCCGATGCCATGTTCTTCAACTACGTCGGCGCCCAGGTGTTCCCAGTCATCGGGACCATCGAACTGCTTGACAGCATGGCTTCGGGTGCCGCCCTGAGGGAACGCCAGAAGTTCGCGCTGGACCTGCACGACACGGCGATCCAGCCCTACATCGGCCTCAAGCTCGCACTGAGCGCCCTTCGCAAGAAAGCCGCGCAGGACAACCCCTTGAACGACGATCTGGACAAGATCGCGGCACAGGCCACCAAAGTCGTCTCCGATCTTCGCCGCTTTGCCGGAACTGTTCGGGATGGTGCCCACGAAACCGAGCAGATGATCGTCTCGACCCTGAAGCAGCAAGCGGCCAACATGCGCGATTTCTACGGGATCGAGATAGATGTGCAGGTTGAAGGAAAGCTTGGCTTTGCAGATCGCCTGGCCGCCGAAGTGCTCAATGTCGTACGTGAAGGCATGAGCAACATCTGCCGGCATACGTTCGCGCAGCGCGGTGCGGTGCGGCTGCATTGTGCCGAGGACTGCGTGCGGATCCTCATCGAAAACGAGGCCGGGAATTCGGTGTCGATGAATTTTGTTCCGCGATCGATCTGCGAGCGGGCGGCGGCGCTCGGGGGCAGGGCACACGTGTGCCGCGGTCTCGGTGGAAGTACTGAAGTTCACGTCGAGATTCCAATTTGA